From a single Fusobacterium pseudoperiodonticum genomic region:
- a CDS encoding toxin-antitoxin system YwqK family antitoxin codes for MMLKRIVMLIVLGLFLAISALSFSEERILSYEETFLDKETGIVYAIGEEIPYTGVVKNYKFLSRDRILEGRIIFKNGLMEGTFELLYPSGKTASVATYKNGKKEGEQKDFYENGVVRLEILYKNDKMNGIGKKYSTKGILRGEFPYKDDELNGVVKQYNEVTGKLEIEADYKNGKTEGSVKKYYPNGKLESEQRYKNDLREGLTKLYYEDGSLKAEKFYKNGKLQGINRIYYPNGKLQTEANFKDDMLDGNFKEYDETGKLIEQGTYKDDVRIK; via the coding sequence ATGATGTTAAAAAGAATAGTAATGTTAATAGTGTTAGGATTATTTTTAGCAATTTCAGCTTTATCTTTTTCAGAAGAAAGAATTTTATCATATGAAGAAACATTTCTAGATAAAGAAACTGGAATAGTATACGCTATAGGGGAAGAAATCCCATATACAGGTGTAGTAAAAAATTATAAATTTTTAAGTAGAGATAGGATTTTAGAAGGAAGAATTATATTTAAAAATGGGCTAATGGAAGGAACTTTTGAACTTCTCTATCCAAGTGGTAAAACAGCAAGTGTAGCAACATATAAAAATGGAAAAAAAGAAGGAGAGCAGAAGGACTTCTATGAAAATGGTGTAGTAAGACTAGAAATTTTATATAAAAATGATAAGATGAATGGAATTGGAAAAAAATACTCAACTAAAGGGATATTGAGAGGTGAATTTCCATATAAAGATGATGAATTAAATGGAGTAGTAAAACAATACAATGAAGTTACAGGAAAATTAGAAATAGAAGCTGATTATAAAAATGGAAAAACTGAAGGTTCTGTAAAAAAATATTATCCAAATGGAAAACTAGAAAGTGAACAAAGATATAAAAATGATCTAAGAGAAGGTTTAACAAAATTATATTATGAAGATGGAAGTTTAAAAGCAGAGAAGTTTTATAAGAATGGTAAATTACAAGGAATAAACAGAATTTATTATCCAAATGGAAAACTTCAAACAGAAGCTAATTTTAAAGATGATATGCTAGATGGAAATTTTAAAGAATATGATGAAACAGGAAAATTAATCGAACAAGGAACATATAAAGATGATGTACGAATAAAATAA
- the galE gene encoding UDP-glucose 4-epimerase GalE codes for MSILVCGGAGYIGSHVVKYLLEKNEDVVVVDSLITGHVDAVDEKAHLELGDLKDEEFLNRVFEKYQIDGVIDFAAFSLVGESVSEPLKYFENNFYGTLCLLKVMKAHNVDKIVFSSTAATYGEAENMPILETDRTEPTNPYGESKLAVEKMFKWCANAYGLKYTALRYFNVAGAYPSGEIGEAHTCETHLIPLILQVALGQREKISIYGDDYPTPDGTCIRDYIHVMDLADAHYLALNRLRNGGDSQVFNLGNGEGFSVKEVIEVTRKVTGHPIPAEVSPRRAGDPARLIASSQKALDTLKWVPKYDKLEQIIETAWNWHKNHPNGYED; via the coding sequence ATGTCTATATTAGTTTGTGGAGGAGCAGGTTACATTGGTAGCCATGTTGTTAAATATCTATTAGAAAAAAATGAAGATGTTGTTGTTGTTGACAGCTTAATCACAGGACATGTTGATGCTGTTGACGAAAAAGCACATTTAGAACTTGGAGATTTAAAAGATGAAGAATTTTTAAATAGAGTTTTTGAAAAATATCAAATTGATGGAGTTATAGACTTTGCTGCCTTCTCTTTAGTTGGAGAAAGTGTTAGCGAACCATTAAAATATTTTGAAAATAACTTCTATGGTACTCTTTGCCTATTGAAAGTTATGAAAGCTCATAATGTAGATAAAATAGTATTTTCATCTACTGCTGCAACTTATGGTGAGGCAGAAAACATGCCTATACTTGAAACTGATAGAACAGAACCTACTAACCCTTATGGAGAAAGTAAATTAGCAGTTGAAAAAATGTTTAAATGGTGTGCTAATGCCTATGGATTAAAATATACTGCTTTAAGATATTTCAATGTTGCTGGTGCATACCCAAGTGGAGAAATCGGAGAAGCTCATACTTGTGAAACTCACTTAATTCCATTAATTTTACAAGTTGCTCTAGGACAAAGAGAAAAAATATCTATCTATGGAGATGACTACCCTACTCCTGATGGAACTTGTATAAGAGACTATATTCATGTAATGGACTTAGCAGATGCTCACTATCTTGCTCTAAATAGATTAAGAAATGGTGGAGATAGCCAAGTATTTAACTTAGGAAATGGAGAAGGTTTCTCTGTTAAAGAAGTTATAGAAGTTACAAGAAAAGTAACAGGACACCCTATTCCTGCAGAAGTTAGTCCAAGAAGAGCTGGAGACCCTGCAAGACTTATAGCTTCATCTCAAAAAGCTTTGGATACATTAAAATGGGTTCCTAAATATGATAAATTAGAACAAATTATTGAAACTGCTTGGAACTGGCATAAAAATCATCCAAATGGATATGAAGATTAA
- a CDS encoding UDP-glucose--hexose-1-phosphate uridylyltransferase translates to MEIYSLINRLIKYSLKNSLITEDDVMFVRNELMALLQLKDWEDVNEDNYQVPEYPQEILDKICDYAIEQKIIEDGTTDRDIFDTEVMGKFTPFPREVINTFKNLSDDNIKSATDYFYNFSKKTNYIRTERIEKNLYWKSPTEYGDLEITINLSKPEKDPKEIERQKNMPQVNYPKCLLCYENVGFAGTLTHPARQNHRVIPLTLENERWYFQYSPYVYYNEHAIIFCSEHREMKINRDTFSRTLDFVNQFPHYFIGSNADLPIVGGSILSHDHYQGGNHEFPMAKSEIEKEVSFEEYPNIKAGIVKWPMTVLRLKSLDRNELIELSDKILKAWREYSDEEVGVFAYTNSTPHNTITPIARRRGEYFEIDLVLRNNRTDEANPLGIFHPHSEHHNIKKENIGLIEVMGLAVLPGRLKMEMRKIAEFLKDKDFEKKISEDKDCQKHLSWLKAFLNKYPNIKDLSVDKILENILNVEIGLTFSRVLEDAGVFKRDEKGKNAFLKFINHIGGRF, encoded by the coding sequence ATGGAAATTTACTCTTTAATTAATAGACTTATAAAATATTCACTTAAAAATTCATTGATAACAGAAGATGATGTTATGTTTGTTAGAAATGAATTAATGGCATTGTTACAATTAAAAGATTGGGAGGATGTCAATGAAGATAACTATCAAGTACCTGAATATCCTCAAGAAATCTTAGATAAAATTTGTGATTATGCTATAGAACAAAAAATTATAGAAGATGGAACTACAGATAGAGATATCTTTGATACGGAAGTTATGGGAAAATTTACTCCTTTCCCAAGAGAAGTTATAAATACATTTAAAAATTTATCTGATGACAATATAAAGTCGGCAACAGACTATTTCTATAATTTCTCTAAAAAGACTAACTATATAAGAACTGAAAGAATAGAAAAAAATCTATATTGGAAAAGTCCAACAGAATATGGAGATTTAGAAATTACTATAAATCTATCTAAACCTGAAAAAGATCCTAAAGAGATTGAAAGACAAAAGAATATGCCTCAAGTAAATTATCCTAAATGTCTTTTATGTTATGAAAATGTTGGTTTTGCTGGAACTTTAACGCATCCTGCAAGACAAAATCATAGAGTTATACCTTTAACTTTAGAAAATGAAAGATGGTATTTTCAATATTCTCCTTATGTCTACTACAATGAACATGCGATAATATTTTGTTCTGAACATAGAGAAATGAAAATAAATAGAGATACTTTCTCAAGAACTTTGGACTTTGTAAACCAATTCCCACATTACTTTATAGGTTCAAATGCTGATTTACCAATAGTTGGAGGTTCTATTTTAAGCCATGACCACTATCAAGGTGGAAACCATGAGTTCCCTATGGCAAAATCTGAAATTGAAAAGGAAGTAAGTTTTGAAGAATACCCTAATATAAAGGCTGGAATAGTAAAGTGGCCTATGACTGTTTTAAGATTAAAATCTTTAGATAGAAATGAATTAATTGAGCTATCAGATAAAATCTTAAAAGCTTGGAGAGAATATTCAGATGAGGAAGTTGGAGTATTTGCTTATACAAATTCAACTCCACACAATACTATAACTCCTATCGCTAGAAGAAGAGGAGAATACTTTGAAATTGATTTAGTTCTTAGAAATAATAGAACTGACGAAGCTAATCCTTTAGGTATCTTCCACCCTCATAGTGAACACCACAATATTAAGAAAGAAAATATTGGGCTGATAGAAGTTATGGGACTGGCTGTTCTTCCTGGAAGATTGAAAATGGAAATGAGAAAAATAGCTGAATTCTTAAAAGATAAAGATTTTGAAAAGAAAATTTCTGAAGATAAAGATTGTCAAAAACATTTATCTTGGTTAAAAGCCTTTTTAAATAAATATCCTAACATTAAGGATTTATCAGTGGATAAAATCTTAGAAAATATTTTAAATGTTGAAATTGGGTTGACATTCTCAAGAGTGCTTGAAGATGCTGGAGTATTTAAAAGAGATGAAAAAGGTAAAAATGCCTTTCTTAAATTTATAAATCATATTGGAGGTAGATTCTAA
- a CDS encoding galactokinase encodes MLEDLIKEFKEIFKYDGNVETFFSPGRVNLIGEHTDYNGGFVFPCALDFGTYAVVKKREDKTFRMYSKNFKNLGTIEFNLDNLVYNKKDNWANYPKGVVKTFLDKAYKIDSGFDVLFYGNIPNGAGLSSSASIEVLTAVILKDLFKLDVDMVEMVKMCQVAENKFIGVNSGIMDQFAVGMGKKDHAILLDCNTLKFEYVPVKLKNMSIVIANTNKKRGLADSKYNERRSSCEEAVKVLNDNGINIKYLGELTVAEFDKVKHFITDEEQLKRATHAVSENERAKVAVEFLKKDDIAEFGRLMNQSHISLRDDYEVTGVELDSLVEAAWEEEGTVGSRMTGAGFGGCTVSIVENDHVENFIKNVGKKYKEKTGLRATFYIANIGDGAGKI; translated from the coding sequence ATGTTAGAAGATTTAATAAAAGAATTTAAAGAAATTTTTAAATATGATGGGAATGTGGAAACTTTCTTTTCACCAGGTAGAGTTAACTTAATTGGTGAGCACACAGACTACAATGGTGGTTTCGTTTTCCCTTGTGCATTAGATTTTGGAACTTATGCTGTTGTAAAAAAAAGAGAAGACAAAACTTTTAGAATGTATTCTAAAAACTTTAAAAATTTAGGAACTATTGAATTTAATCTAGATAACTTAGTTTATAATAAAAAAGATAACTGGGCTAACTATCCTAAAGGAGTTGTTAAAACTTTCTTAGATAAAGCTTATAAAATAGACAGTGGTTTTGATGTATTATTCTATGGAAATATTCCAAATGGTGCTGGACTTTCTTCTTCAGCTTCTATAGAAGTTTTAACGGCCGTTATACTTAAAGACTTATTCAAACTTGATGTTGATATGGTTGAAATGGTTAAAATGTGCCAAGTAGCAGAAAATAAATTCATTGGAGTAAACTCAGGAATTATGGATCAATTTGCAGTTGGTATGGGTAAAAAAGACCATGCTATTTTACTAGATTGTAATACTTTAAAGTTTGAATATGTTCCTGTAAAATTAAAAAATATGTCTATTGTTATTGCTAATACAAATAAAAAGAGAGGTTTAGCAGATTCTAAATACAATGAAAGAAGAAGTTCTTGTGAAGAAGCTGTTAAAGTTCTAAATGACAATGGAATTAATATAAAATATCTAGGTGAGCTAACAGTTGCCGAATTTGATAAAGTTAAACACTTTATAACAGATGAAGAACAACTAAAAAGAGCAACTCACGCTGTTAGTGAAAATGAAAGAGCAAAAGTTGCAGTTGAATTTTTGAAAAAAGATGATATCGCAGAATTTGGAAGACTAATGAATCAATCTCATATCTCTTTAAGAGATGACTATGAAGTTACAGGTGTAGAGCTTGATAGCCTTGTAGAAGCTGCTTGGGAAGAAGAAGGAACTGTTGGTTCTCGTATGACTGGAGCAGGTTTTGGTGGTTGTACTGTAAGTATAGTTGAAAATGACCATGTTGAAAACTTTATAAAAAATGTTGGAAAAAAATATAAGGAAAAAACAGGTTTAAGAGCTACTTTCTATATAGCAAACATTGGAGATGGAGCAGGGAAAATATAA
- a CDS encoding SPFH domain-containing protein: MFYIPFFVLLLILFAVIALKAIKIVPESQVYIIEKLGKYNQSLSSGLNLINPFFDKVSRIVSLKEQVVDFDPQAVITKDNATMQIDTVVYFQITDPKLYTYGVERPLSAIENLTATTLRNIIGDMTVDETLTSRDIINTKMRQELDDATDPWGIKVNRVELKSILPPNDIRIAMEKEMKAEREKRAKILEAQATRESAILVAEGEKQSAILRAEAEKEVKIKEAEGKAQAILEIQRAEAEAIKLLNEAKPAKEILALKSFETFEKVADGKSTKILIPSEIQNLAGFMQTIKEIN, from the coding sequence ATGTTTTATATACCATTTTTTGTACTACTTTTAATTTTATTTGCTGTAATTGCATTAAAAGCAATTAAAATTGTTCCTGAATCACAAGTTTATATCATTGAAAAACTAGGAAAATACAACCAATCTTTAAGTTCAGGTTTAAATCTTATCAATCCTTTCTTTGATAAGGTTTCAAGAATAGTTTCTCTTAAAGAGCAAGTTGTTGATTTCGACCCACAAGCAGTTATCACAAAAGATAACGCTACTATGCAAATAGATACTGTTGTTTATTTCCAAATAACAGATCCTAAGCTATATACTTATGGAGTTGAAAGACCTTTATCAGCGATTGAAAACTTAACTGCTACAACTCTTAGAAACATTATAGGGGATATGACAGTTGATGAAACATTGACATCAAGAGATATCATAAATACAAAGATGCGTCAAGAACTTGATGATGCTACTGACCCTTGGGGAATAAAAGTAAACAGAGTTGAGTTAAAATCTATACTTCCTCCAAATGACATCAGAATTGCCATGGAAAAGGAAATGAAGGCAGAAAGAGAAAAGAGAGCGAAAATACTTGAAGCTCAAGCTACAAGAGAATCTGCAATACTTGTTGCTGAAGGAGAAAAACAATCTGCTATCTTAAGAGCTGAAGCTGAAAAAGAAGTAAAAATTAAAGAAGCTGAAGGTAAAGCTCAAGCAATACTTGAAATTCAAAGAGCTGAAGCTGAAGCTATCAAACTATTAAATGAAGCTAAACCTGCTAAAGAAATCCTAGCATTGAAATCTTTTGAAACATTTGAAAAAGTTGCTGATGGTAAATCTACTAAGATACTTATTCCAAGTGAAATTCAAAACTTAGCTGGTTTTATGCAAACTATAAAAGAAATTAACTAA
- a CDS encoding NfeD family protein, with amino-acid sequence MTVGYIFWLILTIIFTIIEFAIPALVTVWFAFAAALTVFVSLISDSMKVEITFFTVVSLLSIIFLRPYARAILSKNKDNFDAEKIDTAIIVKKIVDTSKEEKIYDVSYKGSIWTALSNELFEVGDTPVISSFKGNKIILKK; translated from the coding sequence ATGACAGTGGGTTATATTTTTTGGCTAATACTTACTATTATTTTCACTATTATTGAATTTGCTATTCCAGCACTTGTAACAGTATGGTTTGCTTTTGCAGCGGCCTTAACTGTATTTGTATCTCTAATTAGTGATAGTATGAAAGTGGAGATAACTTTCTTTACAGTTGTTTCTCTACTATCTATCATATTCTTAAGACCTTATGCTAGAGCTATCTTATCTAAAAATAAGGATAATTTTGATGCTGAGAAAATAGATACAGCTATCATAGTAAAGAAAATTGTAGATACAAGTAAAGAAGAAAAAATCTATGATGTAAGTTACAAGGGTTCTATATGGACTGCCTTAAGTAATGAACTTTTTGAGGTAGGAGATACTCCTGTAATTTCAAGTTTTAAAGGAAATAAAATAATTTTAAAAAAATAA
- a CDS encoding HPr family phosphocarrier protein, translating into MKSRTVEIVNETGLHTRPGNEFVSLAKTFSSQISIENEAGTKVNGTSLLKLLSLGIKKGSKITVYADGEDENEAVDKLSSLLENLKD; encoded by the coding sequence ATGAAAAGTAGAACTGTAGAAATAGTAAATGAAACTGGATTACACACAAGACCAGGAAATGAATTTGTAAGTTTAGCTAAAACATTTTCTTCACAAATAAGCATAGAAAATGAAGCAGGTACAAAAGTAAATGGAACTTCATTATTAAAGTTACTTTCTTTAGGAATTAAAAAGGGAAGTAAAATAACTGTATACGCTGATGGTGAAGATGAAAATGAAGCAGTTGATAAATTATCATCTCTTCTTGAAAACTTAAAAGATTAA
- the ptsP gene encoding phosphoenolpyruvate--protein phosphotransferase, giving the protein MKNNLIKGIPASPGIAIGKAFLYKENNLEILEKSILSKEEELERLIKGREVAKKQLEEIKENTLQKLGKDKADIFEGHITLLEDEELFSEIDSKISEKKCTAEFALNEAIDEYANMLANLEDAYFKERAGDLRDIGKRWLYGVMNVQVVDLSKLEPETIIVARELNPSDTAQINLENVLAFVTEIGGKTAHSSIMARSLELPAVVGVGTVLENLEDNQILIVDALNGEVIVNPDEETLKTYREKRENFLKEKEELKALKDKEAVSKDGTKVDVWGNIGSPNDLKGIISNGGFGIGLYRTEFLFMEKDSFPTEDEQFEAYKIVAEGLKGYPVTIRTMDIGGDKSLPYMELPQEENPFLGWRAIRVCLDRQEILKTQFRALLRASKYGQIKIMLPMIMDIEEIRKAKAIFENCKNELREEGIEFDEKIMLGIMVETPAVAFRAKYFAKECDFFSIGTNDLTQYTLAVDRGNEKIANLYDTYNPAVLQAIKMLIDGAHEGGIKISMCGEFAGDENAVAILFGMGLDSFSMSGISIPRVKRILMKLDKKECEKLVERILELSTASEIKNEVKEFMKNIA; this is encoded by the coding sequence ATGAAAAATAATTTAATAAAAGGTATCCCAGCTTCTCCTGGGATAGCAATAGGTAAAGCGTTTCTTTACAAAGAAAATAATTTAGAAATACTTGAAAAATCTATACTATCTAAAGAAGAAGAGTTAGAAAGATTAATAAAAGGTAGAGAAGTTGCTAAAAAACAATTAGAAGAAATAAAAGAAAATACTCTTCAAAAACTTGGTAAAGATAAGGCAGATATTTTTGAAGGACATATTACTTTATTAGAAGATGAAGAATTGTTTTCAGAAATAGATTCAAAAATTTCTGAAAAAAAATGTACTGCTGAATTTGCTTTAAATGAAGCAATTGATGAATATGCAAATATGCTTGCAAATTTAGAAGATGCATATTTTAAAGAAAGAGCAGGAGACTTAAGAGATATAGGAAAAAGATGGCTATATGGAGTTATGAATGTGCAAGTAGTTGATCTTTCAAAATTAGAGCCTGAAACAATAATCGTTGCAAGAGAATTAAATCCTTCAGACACAGCTCAAATAAACTTAGAAAATGTTTTAGCTTTCGTAACTGAAATTGGTGGAAAGACAGCTCACTCATCTATTATGGCTAGATCTTTAGAATTACCAGCAGTAGTTGGAGTAGGAACAGTTTTAGAAAACTTAGAAGATAATCAAATTTTAATAGTTGACGCATTAAATGGAGAAGTTATAGTTAATCCTGATGAAGAAACTTTAAAGACATATAGAGAAAAAAGAGAAAACTTCTTAAAAGAAAAAGAAGAATTAAAGGCTTTAAAAGATAAAGAAGCTGTTTCAAAAGATGGAACAAAAGTTGATGTTTGGGGAAATATAGGGTCTCCTAATGACTTAAAAGGAATTATTTCAAATGGTGGTTTTGGAATAGGACTTTATAGAACAGAGTTCTTATTTATGGAAAAAGATAGTTTCCCAACAGAAGATGAACAATTTGAAGCCTATAAAATAGTAGCTGAAGGTTTAAAAGGATATCCTGTAACTATAAGAACTATGGATATAGGTGGAGACAAATCATTACCATATATGGAGTTGCCACAGGAAGAAAATCCATTTTTAGGTTGGAGAGCAATAAGAGTTTGTTTAGACAGACAAGAAATTTTAAAAACTCAATTTAGAGCCTTATTAAGAGCTTCAAAATATGGACAAATAAAAATCATGTTACCTATGATAATGGATATAGAGGAAATTAGAAAGGCAAAAGCTATATTTGAAAACTGTAAGAATGAACTTAGAGAAGAAGGTATAGAATTTGATGAAAAGATAATGTTAGGAATAATGGTTGAAACTCCTGCTGTTGCATTTAGAGCGAAATATTTTGCAAAAGAATGTGATTTCTTCTCAATAGGAACAAATGACTTAACACAATATACTTTAGCAGTAGATAGAGGAAATGAAAAAATTGCTAATCTATATGATACATATAACCCAGCAGTACTACAAGCTATTAAAATGTTAATAGATGGAGCACATGAAGGTGGAATAAAAATTTCAATGTGTGGAGAATTTGCGGGAGATGAAAATGCAGTAGCAATTTTATTTGGTATGGGACTAGATTCTTTTTCTATGTCAGGAATTTCAATACCGAGAGTTAAAAGAATTCTAATGAAATTAGATAAAAAAGAATGTGAAAAGCTAGTTGAAAGAATTTTAGAACTATCAACTGCTAGTGAAATCAAAAATGAAGTTAAAGAATTTATGAAAAATATAGCTTAA
- a CDS encoding MliC family protein, with translation MKKFAMLALAMSLFLVACGEKKEEEKPAEQPAAEATATTTQAPATEAAAEAKSFSVKTEDGKEFTLEVAADGATATLTDAEGKVTELKNAETASGERYADEAGNEIAMKGTEGVLTLGDLKEVPVTVEAK, from the coding sequence ATGAAAAAATTTGCAATGTTAGCACTAGCTATGAGCTTATTCTTAGTAGCTTGTGGAGAAAAGAAAGAAGAAGAAAAACCAGCTGAACAACCTGCTGCAGAAGCAACTGCAACAACAACTCAAGCACCTGCAACTGAAGCTGCCGCTGAAGCAAAATCATTCTCAGTTAAAACTGAAGATGGAAAGGAATTCACTTTAGAAGTTGCTGCTGATGGAGCTACAGCTACTTTAACTGATGCAGAAGGAAAAGTTACTGAATTGAAAAATGCAGAAACTGCTTCTGGAGAAAGATATGCTGATGAAGCTGGAAACGAAATAGCTATGAAAGGTACAGAAGGAGTTTTAACTTTAGGAGATCTTAAAGAAGTTCCAGTTACTGTAGAAGCTAAATAG
- a CDS encoding macro domain-containing protein — protein sequence MYKDIIKIVSGDITKIPEVEVIVNAANNQLEMGGGVCGAIFRAASGDLAKECKEIGSCATGEAVITKGYNLPNKYIIHTVGPRYSTGENGEAKKLESAYYESLKLAKKNGLRKIAFPSVSTGIYRFPVNEGAEIALSTAKKFVDENPNSFELILWVLDEKTYIVYKEKYEKIIKE from the coding sequence ATGTATAAGGATATTATAAAAATAGTAAGTGGAGATATAACAAAAATTCCAGAAGTAGAAGTAATAGTTAATGCAGCCAATAACCAATTAGAAATGGGTGGTGGAGTCTGTGGAGCAATTTTTAGAGCTGCTTCAGGAGATCTTGCTAAGGAATGTAAGGAGATAGGTAGCTGTGCTACAGGAGAAGCAGTAATAACTAAAGGATATAATCTTCCAAATAAATATATAATACATACGGTAGGTCCAAGATACTCGACAGGAGAAAATGGAGAGGCTAAAAAATTAGAGTCAGCCTATTATGAAAGTTTAAAACTAGCAAAGAAAAATGGATTGAGAAAAATAGCTTTTCCTTCTGTATCAACAGGAATATATCGTTTTCCAGTAAATGAAGGTGCAGAGATTGCTCTAAGTACAGCAAAAAAATTTGTAGATGAAAATCCCAATAGTTTTGAGTTAATTTTGTGGGTATTAGATGAGAAAACTTATATTGTATATAAAGAAAAGTATGAAAAAATTATAAAAGAATAA
- a CDS encoding aminopeptidase P family protein encodes MLNKEVYINRRKKLKENFRDGLILIMGNNFSPLDCEDNTYPFIQDATFKYYFGIDHNGLIGIIDIDKNEEIIFGNDYTMSDIIWMGKQKFLKELALEVGIEKFVEKEELKKYLENRKNIRFTNQYKADNIMYLSSILNINPFEFDEYVSFYLRKNIIKQRNIKDRVEIEEIEKGVNITKEMHLSAMKNVKAGMKEYELVAEVEKQPRKYNAYYSFQTILSKNGQILHNHSHLNTLKDGDLVLLDCGALTEEGYCGDMTTTFPVSGKFTERQKTIHNIVRDMFDRAKDLARAGITYKEVHLEVCKVLAENMKKLGLMKGEVGDIVSSGAHALFMPHGLGHMMGMTVHDMENFGEINVGYDEGEEKSTQFGLASLRLAKKLEVGNVFTIEPGIYFIPELFEKWKNEKLHQEFLNYDEIEKYMDFGGIRMERDILIQEDGTSRILGDKFPRTADEIEEYMQMYKK; translated from the coding sequence ATGTTGAACAAAGAAGTATATATAAATAGAAGAAAGAAGTTAAAGGAAAACTTTAGAGATGGTTTAATTTTAATAATGGGAAATAATTTTTCACCTCTAGATTGTGAGGATAATACATATCCATTTATTCAAGATGCAACTTTTAAATATTATTTTGGTATAGATCACAATGGCTTAATTGGAATTATAGACATAGATAAAAATGAAGAAATAATTTTTGGTAATGACTATACAATGTCTGATATTATTTGGATGGGAAAACAAAAATTTTTGAAAGAATTGGCTCTTGAAGTTGGTATAGAAAAGTTTGTTGAAAAAGAAGAATTAAAGAAATATTTAGAAAATAGAAAAAATATAAGATTTACTAATCAATATAAAGCAGACAATATTATGTATTTGAGTTCAATCTTAAATATAAATCCTTTTGAATTTGATGAGTATGTCTCTTTCTATTTAAGAAAAAATATTATTAAACAAAGAAATATAAAAGATAGAGTAGAAATTGAAGAAATAGAAAAGGGAGTAAACATAACAAAAGAAATGCATCTTTCTGCTATGAAAAATGTAAAAGCAGGAATGAAAGAATATGAACTTGTTGCTGAAGTGGAAAAGCAACCAAGAAAATATAATGCTTACTATTCTTTCCAAACTATACTTAGTAAGAATGGACAAATTTTACATAACCACAGTCATTTGAATACTTTAAAAGATGGAGATTTAGTATTGTTAGATTGTGGTGCTCTGACAGAAGAAGGCTATTGTGGGGATATGACAACAACTTTTCCTGTAAGTGGAAAATTTACTGAAAGACAAAAAACTATACATAATATAGTAAGAGATATGTTTGACAGAGCCAAAGATTTAGCAAGAGCAGGAATTACATATAAGGAAGTTCATTTGGAAGTTTGTAAGGTTTTAGCAGAAAATATGAAAAAACTTGGACTGATGAAGGGTGAAGTTGGGGATATAGTTAGTTCAGGAGCACATGCACTATTCATGCCACATGGCTTAGGGCATATGATGGGAATGACAGTTCATGATATGGAAAACTTTGGTGAAATAAATGTAGGTTATGATGAAGGAGAAGAAAAATCAACTCAATTTGGTTTAGCTTCTTTAAGACTTGCTAAGAAATTAGAAGTTGGAAATGTTTTTACTATTGAGCCAGGAATATACTTTATCCCAGAACTTTTTGAAAAATGGAAAAATGAAAAACTTCATCAAGAATTTTTAAATTATGATGAAATAGAGAAGTATATGGATTTTGGTGGAATTAGAATGGAAAGAGATATTTTAATTCAAGAAGATGGTACAAGTAGAATTTTAGGAGATAAATTTCCTAGAACTGCTGATGAGATAGAAGAATATATGCAAATGTATAAAAAATAA